One Pararge aegeria chromosome 1, ilParAegt1.1, whole genome shotgun sequence genomic region harbors:
- the LOC120635166 gene encoding stabilizer of axonemal microtubules 2, translated as FNVVRCVQCPTAAPCARSAGVKCGLQDGKPMDGKQEQPCPCRSCCCGKSPLVKTCYKQPKIPDSYAPRRCYMKPSAPIESCTTYKLSYLPVDGCKNLRGEPRKPPPNLVPSCEPMESSTVQKLSFLANPVCVTQPIRPCHHDMWGQGPMQNLTTQRHDYVPKPCVLRENFKPTPKFHSVDQPFENRTVNKLSYLAPERIEVVKSFAPHRCYERPAAKMDGCTTHKMSYMPNQILPKEPLPWACKGQYQKPCQKLEQNTTYTMSFLDSKNDCRRQPIMPSSCNNPVTVSKRFETQTIYKNSFLPASAPIPVPVKPVPNLVPSTAQMEGDTVHKLSFLANPVCVTQPIRPCHHDMWGQGPMQNLTTQRHDYVPKPTAIRESFKPPHKFHNVEQPFENRTVNRMSYLDPGRQSLPESYAPNRCYEKPAAKMESDTIHKMSFQPVCAPAPQRPPWACKGQYQKPCQKLEGTTVYRSSFLPPGEDCTEYMDPCSYGDCKPCDCVCPSTCIATDPCACTFPKAECCG; from the exons TTTAATGTTGTCAGGTGTGTTCAGTGCCCCACGGCGGCGCCGTGCGCTCGCTCGGCGGGCGTCAAGTGCGGCCTACAAGATGGCAAGCCAATGGATGGCAAGCAAGAGCAGCCGTGCCCATGTCGTTCCTGCTGCTGCGGCAAGTCGCCACTGGTTAAAACG TGTTACAAGCAACCAAAGATACCGGATTCGTATGCCCCGCGCCGATGCTACATGAAACCGTCCGCCCCTATAGAGTCATGCACCACGTACAAGCTCTCGTATCTCCCCGTTGACGGATGCAAGAACCTACGAGGAGAGCCAAGGAAACCGCCTCCGAACCTCGTGCCAAGCTGTGAGCCCATGGAGTCCAGTACTGTGCAGAAG CTGTCCTTTCTAGCCAATCCAGTGTGCGTAACGCAGCCCATCCGTCCCTGCCACCACGACATGTGGGGTCAGGGACCGATGCAGAACCTGACCACGCAGCGACACGACTACGTGCCGAAGCCGTGTGTACTGCGTGAAAACTTTAAACCAACCCCGAAGTTTCACAGCGTTGATCAGCCCTTTGAAA ACCGCACTGTGAACAAACTATCGTATTTGGCCCCCGAAAGGATTGAGGTCGTGAAGTCGTTTGCCCCGCACCGCTGTTACGAGCGACCCGCTGCTAAAATGGACGGCTGTACAACGCATAAAATGAGCTACATGCCAAATCAG atttTACCAAAGGAACCCTTACCTTGGGCATGTAAAGGGCAGTACCAGAAGCCTTGCCAGAAATTAGAGCAGAATACTACTTACACGATGAG TTTCCTAGATTCAAAGAACGACTGTCGACGACAGCCTATTATGCCTTCGAGCTGTAATAATCCTGTCACAGTATCTAAGAGATTTGAAACGCagacaatatataaaaacag CTTTCTACCAGCCTCAGCACCCATTCCGGTGCCAGTGAAACCTGTGCCAAACCTTGTCCCGTCCACAGCTCAAATGGAAGGTGATACCGTGCACAAG CTGTCCTTTCTAGCCAATCCAGTGTGCGTAACGCAACCCATCCGTCCCTGCCACCACGACATGTGGGGCCAGGGGCCGATGCAGAACCTGACCACGCAGCGACACGACTATGTGCCCAAGCCCACCGCGATAAGAGAGTCATTTAAACCGCCACATAAGTTCCACAATGTTGAACAGCCTTTCGAAA ATCGCACTGTAAACCGAATGTCATACCTCGACCCTGGTCGCCAAAGTCTACCAGAGTCCTATGCACCTAACAGGTGTTACGAGAAACCCGCAG CTAAAATGGAAAGCGACACGATCCACAAGATGTCATTCCAGCCGGTCTGCGCCCCAGCGCCGCAGCGGCCACCCTGGGCTTGTAAGGGCCAATACCAGAAACCCTGTCAAAAG TTGGAAGGCACGACAGTCTACCGCTCTTCCTTCCTACCTCCCGGTGAAGACTGCACCGAATATATGGACCCTTGCTCGTACGGCGATTGTAAAC CTTGCGATTGCGTCTGTCCATCTACGTGCATAGCGACAGATCCCTGTGCCTGCACGTTCCCCAAAGCAGAGTGTTGCGGTTAA
- the LOC120623714 gene encoding uncharacterized protein LOC120623714: MKTHRKSTGSIMRKYYQLILVVVCFISIITLLIYRHEYYRLRYVLEVLNFFGKPGLSEVEFCGPGFNATMLSEILRNSSMEVRETPPLFQQIDENFYSYSSFLRSYYKYEKLTPLNAHIINTIVIGKANVAPNFRCNVWLENSNKPKAGRFNYKLASEPIKDHRLFIFECSLGKNMGKPTGVSFYINDYNINPMHAPINKIIQVNTKRKTRESGSIRFINNIEPAVCVIPNHVPIVSRDSFIEFLVFHHIIGVDYFTIYDSMISEDVIRRLNLFPSDITQWEIQFFPLNYPFVFSKSYEIVRNAIELDCLFRHFRYDKEESNKVSHVAILSWDEFLVPRVHTNLKAMLDDFDPTRSIRTYIVESLVFCLNQMDDDNAEIGYPDIMKKTHYYSMQQEKVSINIRNLDTIASFEDLFNLNTNSKNIPLELLGAHKYSVCRDHNKFHPEGYNETEMQVFQHKFEGAMIKFGQTLVSNKIYRLYRSGQIWERSSNENVRDML; this comes from the coding sequence ATGAAGACCCATCGGAAATCAACCGGCAGCATCATGAGGAAGTACTATCAGCTGATCCTTGTTGTGGTGTGTTTTATTAGTATAATCACTCTTCTCATTTATCGCCACGAGTACTACCGACTCCGGTATGTACTCGAAGTGCTTAACTTCTTTGGAAAGCCGGGTTTGTCTGAGGTGGAGTTCTGCGGGCCAGGGTTTAACGCCACCATGCTGTCAGAAATACTTCGTAACTCTTCAATGGAGGTGCGCGAAACACCGCCCTTATTTCAACAAATCGACGAAAACTTTTATTCATATTCTTCATTCTTACGGTCTTACTATAAGTACGAAAAATTAACTCCTTTGAACGCTCACATTATTAACACTATAGTCATTGGAAAAGCAAATGTCGCACCAAACTTTCGATGCAACGTTTGGCTCGAAAATAGCAACAAACCTAAAGCGGGCAGATTTAATTACAAACTGGCATCTGAACCTATTAAGGATCATCGTTTATTCATTTTTGAGTGTTCTCTAGGCAAAAACATGGGGAAACCGACAGGAGTTAGCTTCTATAtcaatgattataatataaatccaATGCACGCAccaatcaataaaattatacaagttAACACCAAGAGAAAGACTCGTGAAAGTGGAAGCATTcgatttataaacaatatagaACCAGCAGTTTGTGTGATTCCTAATCATGTGCCTATAGTGTCAAGGGACTCATTTATTGAATTTCTTGTATTTCACCACATTATTGGTGTTGACTATTTCACAATATATGACAGTATGATATCCGAAGACGTCATAAGAAGACTCAATTTGTTCCCTTCTGACATAACTCAATGGGAAATACAATTTTTCCCTTTAAACTATCCCTTTGTGTTTTCAAAGTCTTATGAAATTGTTAGAAATGCAATTGAGCTTGACTGCCTGTTCAGGCATTTTCGGTATGATAAGGAAGAGTCTAATAAAGTCAGCCATGTAGCTATTCTATCATGGGATGAGTTCCTTGTACCTAGAGTTCATACCAACCTTAAAGCTATGCTAGATGATTTTGACCCAACAAGATCCATAAGAACTTATATTGTCGAATCATTAGTGTTTTGCCTTAATCAAATGGATGATGACAATGCTGAAATTGGTTATCCAGATATAATGAAGAAGACCCATTATTACTCAATGCAGCAAGAAAAggtatcaataaatataaggAATTTAGATACTATTGCATCATTTGAAGAtctctttaatttaaatacaaatagcaAAAACATACCTCTTGAGTTACTAGGAGCGCATAAGTACTCAGTTTGTAGAGATCATAACAAGTTCCACCCAGAGGGTTACAATGAAACTGAAATGCAAGTGTTCCAGCATAAATTTGAAGGTGCCATGATTAAATTTGGGCAGACCTTAGTAAGCAATAAGATCTACAGATTGTACAGATCAGGTCAGATTTGGGAGAGGAGTTCTAATGAAAATGTTAGAGATATGTTGTAA